A DNA window from Hydra vulgaris chromosome 13, alternate assembly HydraT2T_AEP contains the following coding sequences:
- the LOC136090117 gene encoding uncharacterized protein LOC136090117, translating into MGQLILKDSRNQINQNYLFNNQLYCRYCFEEQSRVDEGRLSKVYVTSTMTSSGNHLNHAVFKHGKTFEQPVSSKITNWVRTVQNNKPAQSQFEFNRDLCLLICLDLKPFSSVERSGFKSFCSKNTAFQPPSSDCISGSALKNVYTSVKQRVLEVLQSCVSGTLMMDGWTDKRNRLPYFGIRLSVVHDWRFKIFTLAVQPVESHTSEQLYRFVKTVLKEFLPQDKHFLLFNTTDGAANMKKLSKLLGHERITCTAHGIHLLLTSDSLKKIPELTLLVSKCKEVIKALHFKGYMLSNEIETVKDEELFKRITTHVDELIADEEDPILDFEIETENVSIIPQRQLTKSVSQADESSLEEYSEEYSLLDFDMQAKNDVIKSHEHSSLKNSVPSRWNSTLEMIESILDLKTHVDTVLKKIGKYDLCFLPEDLELLQELRNFLSPFRELTLLVSEGSPNLSCLPLMVTKIKNCCIVQVTDSSAIKKYKKLVRKCIEKRLVVTNLVESACCFDPAIRDVVLTKEKCEILLKNSYDKIKTSLFGSSILPQIGTDKKINFSASYIDNNQNSKTSNAAQDFKKLRLTLLQETAKSSLNSGAILENSNGLQAEINLYLTICDNQSPALLFWKNNAEKFPILASIAKVYLALSIGSVPVECLFSTTGLILNGKRSS; encoded by the exons ATGGGTCAACTAATCTTGAAAGATTCAAGAAAccaaattaatcaaaattatttatttaataatcagtTGTACTGCAGATACTGTTTCGAAGAGCAATCACGTGTCGATGAAGGTCGATTATCAAAGGTATATGTTACTTCAACAATGACATCTTCTGGTAACCATCTAAACCATGCTGTTTTTAAACATGGAAAGACTTTTGAGCAACCAGTTAGTTCTAAAATTACTAATTGGGTCCGCACTgtacaaaataataaaccaGCACAAAGTCAATTTGAATTCAACAGAGATCTTTGTCTGTTAATATGTTTAGATCTTAAGCCATTTAGTTCAGTTGAAAGATCtgggtttaaaagtttttgttcaaaaaatacagCGTTTCAGCCTCCATCATCTGACTGTATATCTGGATCTGccctaaaaaatgtttatacttcTGTTAAACAAAGAGTCTTAGAAGTTCTACAATCATGTGTAAGTGGAACTTTGATGATGGATGGTTGGACTGACAAGCGTAATCGTTTACCTTATTTTGGAATTCGTTTAAGTGTTGTGCATGATTggagatttaaaattttcacattgGCTGTTCAGCCAGTGGAGTCGCACACTTCTGAGCAGCTTTATCGAtttgttaaaactgttttaaaagaatttttaccTCAagataagcattttttattatttaacacaaCTGATGGTGCAgctaatatgaaaaaattatcaaagctATTAGGCCATGAACGTATAACATGCACCGCTCATGGAATTCATCTGCTTTTAACCTCGGATAGCTTGAAAAAAATTCCAGAATTAACTTTACTAGTAAGCAAATGcaaagaagtaataaaagctttacATTTTAAGGGATATATGCTATCGAATGAAATTGAAACTGTGAAAGACGAGGAGTTGTTCAAAAGAATTACAACTCATGTTGACGAGCTAATAGCTGATGAAGAGGATCCAATTCTggattttgaaattgaaactgaaaatgTAAGCATTATTCCACAAAGACAGCTAACTAAATCTGTTAGTCAAGCTGATGAGAGTTCACTTGAAGAGTATTCTGAAGAGTATTCACTTTTAGATTTTGACATGCAAGCTAAAAATGATGTCATAAAAAGTCATGAGCacagttctttaaaaaatagtgtCCCATCAAGATGGAATAGTACCTTGGAAATGATTGAATCTATCTTAGATCTAAAAACTCATGTTGATacagtgttaaaaaaaattggaaagtaTGATTTATGTTTTCTTCCTGAAGATTTAGAACTTCTGCAAGAACTGCGCAATTTTTTATCTCCATTTCGAGAACTGACTCTACTTGTTAGCGAGGGATCACCAAATTTGTCTTGCCTTCCACTCATggtaactaaaattaaaaattgttgcaTTGTTCAAGTCACAGATTCTTCTgcgataaaaaaatataaaaagttagttaGAAAATGCATTGAGAAACGGTTAGTTGTTACTAATTTAGTTGAATCAGCGTGTTGTTTTGATCCAGCAATTCGTGATGTTGTTTTGACGAAGGAAAAATgtgaaattttgttaaaaaacagctatgacaaaataaaaacttctttatttgGTTCAAGCATTTTACCACAAATAGGAACCGATAAAAAGATTAACTTCTCTGCGTCATACATTGACAATAATCAAAATAGTAAAACCTCAAACGCAGCTcaggattttaaaaaacttagacTGACTTTATTACAGGAAACTGCAAAATCTTCACTAAACTCTGGAGCAATATTAGAGAATAGCAATGGGTTGCAAGCTGAAATAAATCTTTATCTTACCATTTGTGATAATCAATCACCAGCCTTGCTGTTTTGGAAAAATAATGCAGAAAAGTTCCCTATTCTAGCATCCATAGCCAAG GTTTATCTTGCATTGAGCATCGGCAGTGTACCTGTTGAATGTCTTTTTAGCACGACTGGTTTAATTTTGAATGGAAAGAGATCCTCCTAG